Proteins encoded within one genomic window of Tidjanibacter massiliensis:
- the pstC gene encoding phosphate ABC transporter permease subunit PstC, translating into MRKILERTIEGIFTVSGAVTTVTILLIVVFLFREGLGLFKSPAVEKGYLLCVNTSNTVSHLSSAQIMDIFDYRTENWRQVGGPDEAIVPFRFEEVFDRYPEEAFGEDYELLPQRLGEVIASTPGIVAFIPDQYVPDGMAGVKILRSDRITPADFFGGRQWIPTATPAPQFGVLPLILGTLLVSFVAILIALPLGLGVAIYLSELAGERMRKVLKPTIELLAGIPSVVYGFFGLVVLVPLIQKTFGLPVGETALAGSLILAVMALPTIITVAEDAMRGTPRAMREASLALGATHWQTIYRVVIPYAGSGISAAVVLGIGRAIGETMAVLMVTGNAAVMPRSLFEPVRTIPATIAAELGEAPAGGAHYQSLFMLGCILFIITMVISVTAEMISKRQSNKGL; encoded by the coding sequence TTGAGGAAAATACTCGAACGCACGATAGAAGGCATCTTCACCGTCAGCGGAGCCGTGACCACCGTCACCATCCTGCTGATAGTGGTATTCCTCTTCCGCGAGGGGCTCGGACTTTTCAAAAGTCCGGCCGTGGAAAAGGGCTATCTCCTCTGCGTCAACACTTCCAATACGGTATCGCACCTGAGCTCCGCACAGATAATGGATATCTTCGACTACCGGACCGAAAACTGGAGACAGGTCGGAGGGCCCGACGAGGCCATCGTCCCGTTCCGCTTCGAGGAGGTGTTCGACCGCTACCCGGAGGAGGCTTTCGGCGAGGATTACGAACTGTTGCCCCAGCGGCTGGGCGAGGTCATCGCCTCGACGCCGGGTATCGTCGCCTTCATCCCCGACCAATACGTCCCCGACGGAATGGCCGGCGTCAAGATACTGCGGAGCGACCGCATCACGCCGGCCGACTTCTTCGGAGGGCGCCAATGGATACCCACCGCCACGCCCGCCCCGCAGTTCGGGGTACTCCCGCTGATACTCGGCACCCTGCTGGTCAGCTTCGTGGCGATACTCATCGCGCTCCCGCTGGGGCTCGGCGTCGCCATCTACCTCTCCGAACTCGCCGGCGAACGCATGCGCAAGGTACTCAAGCCGACTATCGAGTTGCTGGCCGGCATCCCCTCGGTGGTGTACGGCTTTTTCGGGCTTGTGGTACTCGTACCGCTGATACAGAAGACTTTCGGGCTGCCGGTCGGAGAAACCGCCCTCGCCGGCAGTCTGATACTCGCCGTCATGGCTCTGCCGACTATCATCACCGTAGCCGAAGATGCCATGCGGGGTACCCCGCGCGCCATGCGCGAAGCGAGCCTCGCCCTCGGGGCGACCCACTGGCAGACGATTTACCGCGTGGTAATCCCCTATGCCGGTTCGGGCATCTCCGCTGCCGTAGTGCTGGGTATCGGCCGCGCAATCGGAGAAACGATGGCGGTACTCATGGTGACGGGTAACGCCGCCGTGATGCCGCGCTCGCTCTTCGAGCCGGTGCGGACCATCCCCGCCACCATCGCGGCGGAACTGGGCGAAGCACCCGCCGGCGGAGCGCACTACCAGTCGCTCTTCATGCTGGGGTGCATTCTCTTCATCATCACGATGGTCATCAGCGTCACGGCCGAAATGATTTCCAAACGACAATCCAACAAAGGACTATGA
- a CDS encoding CvpA family protein, whose translation MNTLDIILLVLLLIAAVAGWRKGIIVQACGIAGLVLGILFAMRFSRTIGGWLGAGEELSPVLGFVVILVVSILVLALIGYLFKKVFRLTGFGIIDRLGGLALSVVKIGMLLAVLTGFFARMNDNYHWVKPETISDSVIYRPLQAMTDAVFPYLVKAKEKIFDETPSQEETKRAETEARPA comes from the coding sequence ATGAATACGCTCGACATCATACTGCTCGTCCTGCTCCTCATCGCCGCCGTGGCCGGATGGCGCAAAGGCATCATCGTACAGGCGTGCGGCATCGCGGGACTCGTGCTGGGCATCCTCTTCGCCATGCGCTTCAGCCGGACGATAGGCGGATGGCTCGGTGCGGGCGAGGAGCTCTCCCCCGTGCTGGGCTTCGTCGTGATACTCGTCGTAAGCATCCTCGTGCTGGCACTCATCGGCTACCTGTTCAAAAAAGTGTTCCGCCTTACCGGTTTCGGCATCATCGACCGGCTCGGCGGCCTTGCCCTGAGCGTGGTCAAGATAGGCATGCTGCTGGCGGTACTGACTGGATTCTTCGCAAGGATGAACGACAACTACCATTGGGTAAAGCCCGAAACAATCAGCGACTCGGTCATCTACAGACCTCTCCAGGCGATGACCGACGCGGTCTTCCCCTACCTGGTCAAGGCCAAGGAGAAGATTTTCGACGAAACGCCTTCGCAGGAAGAGACGAAACGGGCGGAGACGGAAGCCCGACCGGCATAA
- a CDS encoding competence/damage-inducible protein A — translation MKAEIITIGDEILIGQIVDTNSAWIAARLNEAGFTVVRKLTVGDDRREIADAVEGAMRTADAVIVTGGLGPTKDDITKQTLAGIFGGEMVRDRETYERNGRILAARGIEYNELNREQATVPSSAEVLQNMHGTAPGMWFTRGGKAVVSLPGVPFEMKELMETEVMPRLAAHFRQSKVVHRTAITYGLAESVLAATIAEWEAALPGYLHLAYLPSPSQIRLRLSAYDIEGRREEEEIERRFRVLERLIPDYFIGYGDATVASATADLLRARRATLAVAESCTGGALSASFTAMAGASDYYLGGVVSYSNDVKVGILGVSPDTLRLHGAVSEQTACEMAEGVRRLCGADYALSTTGVAGPTGGTPEKPVGTVWIGLATPHGTRACKSVFARLRTQNIERAAAAAANMLRLELLHRQPTE, via the coding sequence ATGAAAGCAGAAATCATCACCATAGGGGACGAAATCCTCATCGGCCAAATCGTCGATACCAATTCGGCATGGATAGCCGCAAGGCTGAACGAAGCAGGGTTCACCGTAGTGCGGAAACTCACCGTCGGCGACGACCGGCGGGAGATAGCCGATGCGGTCGAGGGAGCCATGCGCACCGCCGACGCGGTCATCGTCACCGGCGGTCTCGGTCCCACGAAGGACGACATCACGAAACAGACGCTGGCAGGCATCTTCGGCGGCGAAATGGTACGCGACCGGGAAACTTACGAACGCAACGGCCGGATACTCGCCGCACGCGGCATCGAGTACAACGAGCTGAATCGGGAGCAGGCGACGGTTCCCTCCTCGGCCGAAGTACTTCAGAACATGCACGGTACAGCACCGGGCATGTGGTTCACCCGGGGCGGCAAGGCGGTCGTCTCCCTGCCGGGCGTTCCCTTCGAGATGAAGGAGCTGATGGAGACGGAAGTGATGCCGCGGCTGGCCGCACACTTCCGGCAAAGCAAGGTCGTACACCGCACTGCCATCACCTACGGACTGGCCGAATCGGTACTCGCGGCAACGATAGCGGAATGGGAGGCGGCTCTGCCCGGCTACCTTCATCTGGCCTACCTTCCCAGCCCTTCGCAAATCAGACTGCGCCTCTCGGCCTACGATATCGAAGGACGACGGGAGGAGGAGGAAATCGAACGGCGGTTCAGAGTGCTCGAACGGCTGATACCGGACTACTTCATCGGTTACGGTGACGCCACGGTAGCCTCGGCGACAGCCGACCTGCTGCGGGCCCGCCGGGCGACGCTGGCCGTGGCGGAGTCGTGCACGGGAGGCGCCCTGAGCGCATCCTTCACCGCCATGGCGGGAGCCTCCGACTACTACCTTGGCGGGGTGGTGTCGTACAGCAACGACGTCAAGGTCGGGATACTCGGCGTATCCCCCGACACGCTGCGGCTGCACGGGGCCGTCAGCGAACAGACCGCCTGCGAGATGGCCGAAGGGGTACGCCGCCTCTGCGGTGCGGATTACGCCCTCTCGACCACCGGGGTGGCGGGCCCCACGGGAGGCACCCCGGAGAAGCCCGTCGGCACGGTATGGATAGGGCTTGCCACACCGCACGGAACCCGGGCCTGCAAATCGGTCTTCGCCCGCCTGCGGACACAGAACATCGAACGCGCAGCGGCCGCGGCCGCCAACATGCTCCGGCTGGAACTGCTGCACCGACAGCCGACAGAGTAA
- the rpmB gene encoding 50S ribosomal protein L28, with translation MKACEITGKTAVTGNNVSHSVRRTKRRFNPNLKTKRFWLEEEGRWITLKVSAAGIKTINKKGLTAALKEAKAPKNLY, from the coding sequence ATGAAAGCTTGCGAAATCACCGGAAAAACCGCCGTTACCGGAAACAACGTTTCCCACTCGGTAAGGCGTACCAAACGCAGATTCAATCCCAATTTGAAGACGAAGCGTTTCTGGTTGGAGGAGGAAGGCCGCTGGATTACCCTGAAAGTATCCGCCGCCGGAATCAAGACTATTAACAAAAAGGGACTGACAGCCGCCCTCAAGGAGGCCAAGGCTCCCAAGAACCTCTACTAA
- the pstA gene encoding phosphate ABC transporter permease PstA, whose amino-acid sequence MTGKRTNQRIAFWIFRILGLIVVGILFWILGFIIWHGAGVINWKFLTTAPTDGMTGGGIFPAIVGTFCLIAGSMVVAFPLGVMSAIYTTEYAGNGKIVRFIRIMTNNLGSIPSIIFGLFGMALFVNALGFGDSIIAGSFTLGLLALPLVIRTTEEALKAVPDSYRTGSLALGATKLQTIWRVVLPTAFPNITTGLILSIGRVSGETAPILFTAAAYFLPKLPTSIYDQVMALPYHLYVIATSGTDLEATRPMAYGTALVLIVIVLAMNLLASFLRRHFGKKVKTN is encoded by the coding sequence ATGACGGGCAAAAGAACCAACCAACGGATAGCTTTCTGGATATTCCGTATCCTGGGGCTCATCGTCGTGGGGATACTCTTCTGGATACTCGGTTTCATCATCTGGCACGGAGCCGGCGTCATCAACTGGAAGTTCCTCACCACGGCGCCGACCGACGGCATGACGGGCGGCGGCATCTTCCCCGCGATAGTGGGCACCTTCTGTCTCATCGCGGGCAGCATGGTGGTGGCATTCCCGCTCGGGGTAATGTCGGCCATCTACACCACCGAATACGCCGGCAACGGAAAAATCGTCCGCTTCATCCGCATCATGACCAACAACCTCGGCAGCATCCCCTCCATCATCTTCGGTCTCTTCGGCATGGCACTCTTCGTCAATGCCCTCGGCTTCGGAGACTCGATTATCGCCGGTTCGTTCACCCTCGGCCTGCTCGCGCTTCCGCTGGTCATCCGCACCACGGAGGAGGCACTCAAGGCCGTCCCCGATTCGTACCGCACGGGCAGCCTCGCCCTCGGAGCCACCAAACTTCAGACGATATGGCGCGTGGTGCTGCCTACGGCCTTCCCCAATATCACGACGGGCCTCATTCTCTCCATCGGACGTGTGTCGGGCGAAACGGCGCCGATACTCTTCACGGCGGCGGCCTACTTCCTGCCCAAGCTGCCGACGAGCATCTACGACCAGGTGATGGCGCTCCCCTACCACCTTTACGTGATAGCCACGAGCGGCACCGACCTCGAAGCCACCCGTCCCATGGCCTACGGCACGGCGCTGGTGCTTATCGTCATCGTGCTGGCCATGAACCTGCTCGCCTCGTTCCTCAGGCGCCACTTCGGCAAAAAAGTCAAAACGAACTAA
- a CDS encoding TrmH family RNA methyltransferase, protein MGNTANDGMRSPEWYRPRIAYLSQFILPERFETFRQVLSMRTRWMTVCMENTFHPQNASAIIRNCEAFGIQDIHTVETLCPFSPNTHIVKGTDKWIDLHRHADTAGALAALRRAGYRLIATTPHSGDTSPEAFDVSQSPFVLIFGTEHAGISDEVKAAADGFIRIPMCGFVESLNVSASAAILLSQLSSRLRAGNAPWRLSDDEQAALLFRWLMESIRDSQRILAHEFPE, encoded by the coding sequence ATGGGAAATACCGCCAATGACGGAATGCGCAGCCCGGAGTGGTATCGTCCGCGCATCGCCTACCTCTCGCAGTTCATCCTGCCCGAACGATTCGAAACCTTCCGACAGGTACTCTCCATGCGTACCCGGTGGATGACCGTCTGCATGGAGAACACCTTTCATCCGCAAAACGCGAGCGCCATCATCCGCAACTGCGAGGCATTCGGTATTCAGGACATACACACCGTCGAAACGCTCTGCCCCTTCAGTCCCAACACCCACATCGTCAAGGGAACGGACAAGTGGATTGACCTGCACCGGCATGCCGACACAGCCGGCGCACTCGCCGCCCTGCGCAGGGCGGGTTACCGACTCATCGCCACCACGCCCCACAGCGGCGACACTTCACCGGAAGCATTCGACGTATCGCAAAGCCCCTTCGTACTCATATTCGGCACGGAACACGCCGGGATAAGCGACGAGGTCAAGGCGGCGGCAGACGGATTCATCCGCATCCCGATGTGCGGTTTCGTGGAGAGCCTCAACGTCTCCGCCTCCGCAGCCATCCTCCTCAGCCAACTCTCCTCACGACTGCGGGCAGGCAACGCTCCGTGGCGGCTGTCCGATGACGAACAGGCCGCCCTGCTCTTCCGCTGGCTCATGGAGAGCATCCGCGACTCGCAGCGCATCCTCGCCCACGAATTTCCGGAGTAA
- a CDS encoding porin family protein, translating into MTLRTKAAILFAALLAIHTGTAAAPDGHDDRKEKRHEEPVSDKGRLKISGYLQPQFQWGEGDASLKVGTPNDNPSESFNRFGLRRGHLKFAYAYKTASAVVQIDVSTEKGVILKDAYIDVKEPWLRTFGLQAGVFNRPFGLEIELSSSVRETPERSYIFPMLFPDERDFGAMLVIRAPEDSPWHIVGLQAGIFSGNGIGQDNDNRKDFIGHLSFGDEFDDFSFRAGASYYHGFVYQGTGTVHTMTDSGFRTETDPSNKGRYAKRQYYGFDACFRFETDLGTTTLRGEYLFGTQPGTQTSSKSPNTAALPASDTYLRPFRGGYVLLAHDIEDTPFSLVAKYDVYDPNTKVSGNALGTGGTGITDALRWAIGFGATWHIMKGLKLTAYYDIVRNETSTALDGFAADLKDDMFTLRLQYKF; encoded by the coding sequence ATGACATTACGCACAAAAGCCGCAATCCTGTTCGCCGCACTGCTGGCCATCCACACCGGCACGGCGGCAGCACCGGACGGGCACGACGACCGGAAAGAGAAAAGACACGAAGAACCGGTTTCGGATAAGGGGAGACTGAAAATCTCCGGTTACCTCCAGCCGCAGTTCCAGTGGGGAGAGGGCGACGCCTCCCTGAAAGTGGGCACGCCGAACGACAACCCGTCCGAGTCGTTCAACCGGTTCGGACTGCGCCGCGGTCACCTCAAATTCGCATACGCCTACAAGACGGCCTCGGCGGTGGTGCAGATAGACGTCAGCACCGAGAAGGGCGTCATTCTGAAAGATGCCTATATCGACGTAAAGGAGCCGTGGCTCCGGACATTCGGTTTGCAGGCCGGAGTCTTCAACCGTCCTTTCGGTCTCGAAATAGAGCTCTCCTCATCGGTACGCGAGACCCCCGAACGCTCCTATATCTTTCCGATGCTCTTTCCCGACGAACGCGATTTCGGCGCCATGCTCGTCATTCGGGCCCCGGAAGATTCGCCCTGGCACATTGTCGGCCTGCAGGCGGGCATCTTCTCCGGCAACGGCATCGGTCAGGACAACGACAACCGCAAGGATTTCATCGGCCATCTCTCCTTCGGCGACGAGTTCGACGACTTCTCGTTCAGGGCCGGCGCCTCCTACTATCACGGATTCGTATATCAGGGAACGGGCACCGTCCACACGATGACCGACAGCGGCTTCCGGACGGAAACCGACCCGTCCAACAAAGGGCGGTACGCCAAAAGACAATATTACGGTTTCGACGCATGCTTCCGGTTCGAGACCGACCTGGGTACGACCACACTGCGGGGCGAGTACCTCTTCGGCACGCAGCCCGGTACACAGACCTCCAGCAAAAGCCCCAATACGGCGGCACTGCCCGCATCGGACACCTACCTGCGTCCGTTCCGGGGCGGTTACGTCCTTCTCGCCCACGACATCGAGGATACGCCCTTCTCGCTGGTAGCCAAATACGACGTCTACGACCCCAATACGAAAGTATCGGGCAATGCGCTCGGCACGGGCGGGACGGGCATCACCGACGCACTGCGATGGGCCATCGGCTTCGGCGCCACATGGCACATTATGAAAGGGCTGAAGCTTACTGCCTACTACGACATCGTGCGCAACGAGACGAGCACGGCACTCGACGGTTTCGCCGCCGACCTGAAGGACGACATGTTCACCCTCCGCCTGCAATACAAATTCTGA
- a CDS encoding DUF4295 domain-containing protein, which translates to MAKKVVATLKTGTGKNFTKVIKMVKSDKTGAYAFKSDIVPNDQIKEFFDKK; encoded by the coding sequence ATGGCAAAGAAAGTAGTTGCAACGCTCAAAACTGGTACGGGCAAGAATTTCACCAAGGTCATCAAAATGGTGAAGTCCGACAAGACCGGCGCTTACGCCTTCAAATCGGATATCGTACCGAACGACCAAATCAAAGAGTTCTTCGACAAGAAATAG
- the rsgA gene encoding ribosome small subunit-dependent GTPase A translates to METGIVTESTGSRYIILTPDGRRLETRLRGRLRLNGSRTTNPVAVGDRVLYEETPEGATITAVDPRRNYLIRRASNLSKESHVIASNLDRALLVATLFSPVTNTEFIDRFLVTCEAYAIPAAIVLNKLDLAAERPDELDEFIAIYETAGYTVYPVSATEGTGLETLRELTAGKTTLLTGNSGAGKSTLIKALVPDADVRINRISEYHHKGMHTTTFARMYPLAGGGNIIDTPGIKGFGLVDIEPGEVFRYFPEFMRHSPDCQYYNCTHTHEPGCAVTAAVERGDIAPQRYISYIKLLDEDGKYRQ, encoded by the coding sequence ATGGAGACAGGAATCGTGACAGAGAGTACGGGAAGCCGCTACATCATCCTCACGCCGGACGGCAGACGGCTGGAGACGCGGCTGCGCGGCAGGCTGCGCCTGAACGGGAGCCGCACGACAAATCCCGTAGCCGTGGGCGACCGCGTCCTTTACGAGGAGACCCCTGAAGGTGCCACGATAACGGCGGTGGACCCCCGCCGCAACTACTTGATACGCCGCGCTTCGAACCTCTCAAAAGAGTCACACGTCATCGCCTCGAACCTCGACCGGGCCCTGCTCGTGGCGACGCTCTTCTCGCCCGTCACCAACACCGAATTCATCGACCGTTTCCTCGTGACGTGCGAGGCCTACGCCATCCCGGCGGCCATCGTCCTCAACAAGCTCGACCTCGCGGCGGAACGGCCCGACGAACTGGACGAGTTCATCGCGATATATGAGACCGCCGGCTATACGGTCTATCCCGTGTCGGCGACCGAAGGCACCGGTCTGGAGACGCTGCGCGAACTCACGGCCGGAAAGACCACCCTGCTGACAGGCAACTCGGGGGCGGGCAAATCCACCCTCATCAAGGCGCTCGTACCCGATGCAGATGTCCGCATCAACCGGATTTCGGAGTACCACCACAAGGGGATGCACACGACCACGTTCGCCCGCATGTACCCGCTGGCAGGCGGCGGAAACATCATCGACACCCCCGGCATCAAGGGATTCGGGCTCGTGGACATCGAACCGGGCGAAGTGTTCCGTTACTTTCCGGAATTCATGCGTCACTCCCCCGACTGCCAATACTACAACTGCACGCATACGCACGAACCCGGCTGTGCAGTCACCGCTGCCGTAGAGCGGGGCGACATCGCTCCACAGCGTTACATCAGTTACATCAAACTGCTCGACGAAGATGGGAAATACCGCCAATGA
- the fldA gene encoding flavodoxin FldA — MKKTGIFYGSSTGTTEAVANLIASKLGIAPADVHDAGKLTADLAGSYDVLILGTSTWGYGELQDDWNDAVETLKKMDLSGKTVALFGCGDSESYSDTFCDGMGILYEDLKDSQCKFIGFVPDTDYTYNSSVSAVDGHFVGLAIDDVNEGDKTDERVSAWTDEIRGSIA, encoded by the coding sequence ATGAAAAAGACCGGCATATTTTACGGCTCCTCGACCGGCACCACCGAGGCCGTCGCCAATCTTATCGCATCCAAACTGGGTATAGCCCCGGCCGACGTACATGACGCAGGCAAACTCACCGCAGACCTGGCAGGCTCCTACGACGTCCTGATACTGGGCACCTCCACCTGGGGATACGGCGAACTGCAGGACGACTGGAACGACGCCGTCGAGACGCTGAAGAAGATGGACCTTTCCGGCAAAACGGTAGCCCTCTTCGGCTGCGGCGATTCGGAATCCTACTCCGACACCTTCTGCGACGGCATGGGTATCCTTTACGAAGACCTGAAAGACAGCCAATGCAAATTCATCGGGTTCGTACCCGACACGGACTATACCTACAACTCCTCCGTATCGGCAGTGGACGGCCACTTCGTGGGGCTTGCCATCGACGACGTCAACGAAGGGGACAAGACCGACGAGCGGGTCTCGGCCTGGACCGACGAGATACGGGGCAGCATCGCCTGA
- a CDS encoding PstS family phosphate ABC transporter substrate-binding protein: protein MKKFIIAAALLLAGFATASAQKIKGSDTVLPLSQKEAEEYMKVNPSATVTVTGGGSGVGISALMEGTTDIAQASRRMKFDEKQKIQKEGDKVKETVVAYDALAIVVHPSNPVTNLTREQLEGIFTGRITNWKEVGGANMKIVPYSRETSSGTYEFFKESVLRNRNYMNGIMSMPATGAIIQSISQTKGGIGYVGLAYLNDNVKAVHVSYDGGKTFTAPSVANAKDGSYPIVRPLYYYYMTHSEKTVKPFVDYILSPAGQQIVREIGFIPVSE, encoded by the coding sequence ATGAAAAAGTTCATCATCGCGGCCGCTCTCCTGCTGGCAGGATTCGCAACGGCCAGTGCACAGAAAATCAAAGGTTCGGATACCGTCCTTCCCCTCTCCCAAAAAGAAGCCGAGGAGTACATGAAGGTCAATCCGTCGGCCACCGTAACGGTCACGGGCGGCGGCAGCGGCGTAGGCATCTCGGCCCTGATGGAGGGTACGACCGACATCGCCCAGGCTTCGCGCCGCATGAAGTTCGACGAAAAGCAGAAGATACAGAAGGAAGGCGACAAGGTGAAGGAGACCGTCGTCGCCTACGATGCCCTCGCCATCGTGGTACACCCTTCCAACCCGGTAACCAACCTCACCCGCGAACAACTCGAAGGTATCTTCACGGGCCGGATAACCAACTGGAAAGAGGTGGGCGGTGCCAACATGAAAATCGTCCCCTACTCACGCGAGACCTCCTCGGGTACCTATGAATTCTTCAAGGAGAGCGTGCTCCGCAACCGGAACTACATGAACGGCATCATGAGCATGCCGGCCACGGGCGCCATCATCCAGTCCATCAGTCAGACCAAGGGCGGCATCGGATACGTGGGGCTGGCCTACCTCAACGACAACGTGAAGGCCGTCCACGTATCCTACGACGGCGGCAAGACCTTCACCGCCCCGTCGGTAGCCAACGCCAAGGACGGCAGCTATCCCATCGTCCGTCCGCTCTACTACTATTACATGACACACTCCGAAAAGACGGTAAAACCTTTCGTGGACTATATCCTCTCCCCTGCGGGACAGCAAATCGTCCGGGAGATAGGCTTCATCCCGGTAAGCGAATAA
- the phoU gene encoding phosphate signaling complex protein PhoU: MKHTEKELTLLREEVSQMWGLVLSQLEKARQAYLNNDAELAREVASREKRVDTYELKIDSDCENYIALFGPVAVDLRLVLSLIKISGTLERIADFADGIARHVIEEECAALPDSFKEELRVGTMFDTVISMLSDSFVALESENTKLSGRILAKDETVDEIYHDDIRLLAEYMQKEPVQARCVLDTLLVLRKIERIGDHCSNIVEEIVFYIDAKILKHNRNKE; encoded by the coding sequence ATGAAACATACGGAAAAAGAGCTGACGCTCCTGCGCGAGGAGGTCAGCCAGATGTGGGGGCTGGTGCTCTCGCAACTCGAGAAGGCCCGCCAGGCCTATCTGAACAACGATGCGGAACTCGCCCGTGAGGTGGCGAGCCGCGAAAAGAGGGTAGATACCTACGAACTCAAGATAGACAGCGACTGCGAGAACTACATCGCGCTGTTCGGGCCGGTCGCCGTAGACCTCCGGCTCGTGCTGTCGCTCATCAAGATAAGCGGCACGCTGGAGCGCATCGCCGATTTCGCCGACGGCATCGCCCGCCATGTGATAGAGGAGGAGTGCGCCGCCCTGCCGGATTCGTTCAAGGAAGAGCTTCGCGTCGGCACGATGTTCGATACGGTTATCTCCATGCTGTCGGACAGCTTCGTGGCGCTCGAATCGGAGAACACGAAACTCTCCGGACGGATACTCGCCAAGGACGAAACGGTGGACGAAATCTACCACGACGACATCCGCCTGCTGGCCGAATACATGCAGAAGGAACCCGTACAGGCACGGTGCGTACTGGATACGCTGCTGGTGCTCCGCAAGATAGAGCGCATCGGCGACCACTGCAGCAACATCGTGGAGGAAATCGTCTTCTACATAGACGCCAAGATACTCAAGCACAACAGGAACAAAGAATAA
- the pstB gene encoding phosphate ABC transporter ATP-binding protein PstB codes for MIEAKNVDFYYGDFHALKNISMTMESNTVTAFIGPSGCGKSTFLRLFNRMNDLIPGTRLTGECLVDGNDIYGKGVNVDELRKNVGMVFQKPNPFPKSIFENVAYGLRVNGVRDKAFIRQRVEESLAGAALWDEVKDKLKKSAYELSGGQQQRLCIARALAVSPSILLMDEPASALDPISTSKIEELIHSLKKEYTIVIVTHNMQQAARVSDKTGFFMLGELVEYNDTKKMFLNPDKVQTQNYITGRFG; via the coding sequence ATGATAGAAGCAAAGAACGTCGATTTCTACTACGGCGACTTCCATGCGCTGAAGAACATCAGCATGACCATGGAGAGCAATACGGTGACGGCCTTCATCGGTCCCTCCGGGTGCGGCAAGTCCACCTTCCTGCGGCTGTTCAACCGGATGAACGACCTCATCCCCGGGACGCGCCTCACGGGCGAATGCCTCGTGGACGGCAACGACATCTACGGCAAAGGGGTGAATGTGGACGAACTTCGCAAGAACGTGGGCATGGTCTTCCAGAAGCCCAACCCCTTTCCCAAGTCGATATTCGAGAACGTGGCCTACGGGCTGCGCGTAAACGGCGTCCGCGACAAAGCCTTCATTCGGCAGCGCGTGGAAGAGTCGCTCGCGGGCGCAGCGCTCTGGGACGAAGTGAAAGACAAGCTCAAAAAGTCGGCTTACGAACTCTCCGGCGGGCAGCAACAGCGGCTCTGCATCGCGCGGGCCCTGGCCGTTTCGCCCTCGATACTCCTCATGGACGAACCCGCCTCGGCGCTCGACCCCATCTCCACCTCCAAAATAGAGGAACTCATCCATTCGCTCAAAAAGGAGTACACCATCGTCATCGTCACCCACAACATGCAGCAGGCGGCACGGGTAAGCGACAAGACGGGCTTTTTCATGCTGGGCGAGCTGGTCGAATACAACGACACCAAGAAGATGTTCCTCAATCCGGACAAGGTACAGACACAGAATTATATCACCGGCCGGTTCGGTTAA
- the rpmG gene encoding 50S ribosomal protein L33, whose product MAKKGKGNRVQVILECTEQKESGVPGMSRYITTKNKKNTPERLERRKYNPYLKRVTVHREIK is encoded by the coding sequence ATGGCAAAGAAAGGAAAAGGCAACCGTGTCCAGGTAATTCTGGAGTGCACGGAGCAGAAAGAGAGCGGGGTACCGGGCATGTCGAGGTACATCACGACCAAGAACAAGAAGAACACGCCCGAAAGGCTCGAACGCAGGAAATACAATCCGTATCTCAAGAGGGTGACGGTACACAGGGAAATTAAATAA